From the Peromyscus leucopus breed LL Stock chromosome 8b, UCI_PerLeu_2.1, whole genome shotgun sequence genome, one window contains:
- the Aanat gene encoding serotonin N-acetyltransferase, whose amino-acid sequence MPMLSIHSLKPEALGLPPGTSEFLGCQRRHTLPASEFRCLTPEDAISVFEIEREAFISVSGTCPLYLDEIRHFLTLCPELSLGWFEEGRLVAFIIGSLWDKERLTQESLTLHRPGGRTAHLHVLAVHHTFRQQGKGSVLLWRYLHHLGSRPAVRRAVLMCEDALVPFYEKFGFQAVGPCAVTVGSLAFTELQCSLRCHAFLRRNSGC is encoded by the exons ATGCCCATGTTGAGCATCCACTCCCTGAAACCCGAGGCCCTGGGCCTGCCACCTGGGACCTCAGAGTTCCTAGGCTGCCAGCGGCGCCACACACTCCCTGCCAGCGAGTTCCGCTGCCTCACTCCCGAGGATGCCATCAGTGTGTTTGAGATCGAGCGTGAAG CCTTTATCTCTGTCTCGGGTACCTGTCCCCTCTACCTGGATGAGATCCGACACTTCCTAACCCTGTGTCCAGAGCTGTCATTGGGCTGGTTCGAGGAGGGTCGCCTCGTGGCCTTCATCATCGGCTCACTTTGGGACAAGGAGAGACTTACTCAG GAATCGCTGACGCTGCACAGGCCTGGAGGCCGCACGGCTCACCTGCACGTGCTGGCAGTGCACCACACCTTCAGACAGCAGGGCAAGGGCTCGGTCCTGCTCTGGCGATACCTGCACCACCTGGGGAGCCGGCCGGCCGTGCGGCGGGCCGTGCTCATGTGCGAAGATGCACTGGTGCCCTTCTATGAGAAATTTGGCTTCCAGGCTGTGGGCCCATGCGCCGTCACCGTGGGCTCCCTCGCCTTCACAGAGCTCCAGTGTTCCCTACGGTGCCACGCCTTTCTGCGCAGGAACAGCGGCTGTTGA
- the Rhbdf2 gene encoding inactive rhomboid protein 2, with protein MASADKNGSNLSSVSGSRLQSRKPPNLSITIPPPETQAPSEQESMLPERPKNPAYLKSVSLQEPRGRWQDGTEKRPGFRRQASLSQSIRKGTAQWFGVSGDWEGKRQNWQRRSLHHCSVHYGRLKASCQRELELPSQEAPSFQGTESPKPCKMPKIVDPLARGRAFRHPDEVDRPHAPHPPLTPGVLSLTSFTSVRSGYSHLPRRKRISVAHMSFQAAAALLKGRSVLDATGQRCRNVKRSFAYPSFLEEDAVDGADTFDSSFFSKEEMSSMHDDVFESPPLSASNFRGVPHSASPVSPDGVQIPLKEYSGRPPAPGTQRGKRIASKVKHFAFDRKKRHYGLGVVGNWLNRSYRRSISSTVQRQLESFDSHRPYFTYWLTFVHIIITLLVICTYGIAPVGFAQHVTTQLVLKNRGVYESVKYIQQENFWIGPSSIDLIHLGAKFSPCIRKDKQIEQLVQRERDIERASGCCVQNDRSGCIQTQKKDCSETLATFVKWQNDTGPSDTSDQGQKQPSAVVCHQDPRTCEEPASSGAHIWPDDITKWPICTEQAQSNHTGLLHIDCEIKGRPCCIGTKGSCEITTREYCEFMHGYFHEEATLCSQVHCLDKVCGLLPFLNPEVPDQFYRIWLSLFLHAGIVHCLVSVVFQMTILRDLEKLAGWHRISIIFILSGITGNLASAIFLPYRAEVGPAGSQFGLLACLFVELFQSWQLLERPWKAFFNLSAIVLFLFICGLLPWIDNIAHIFGFLSGMLLAFAFLPYITFGTSDKYRKRALILVSLVVFAGLFASLVLWLYFYPINWPWIEYLTCFPFTSRFCEKYELDQVLH; from the exons ATGGCCTCAGCTGACAAGAATGGCAGCAACCTCTCTTCTGTGTCTGGTAGCCGCCTGCAGAGCCGGAAGCCACCCAACCTATCCATCACTATCCCACCCCCGGAGACCCAGGCCCCCAGCGAGCAGGAGAGCATGCTTCCTGAG AGGCCCAAGAACCCAGCCTACCTGAAGAGTGTCAGCCTCCAGGAACCCCGAGGACGATGGCAGGACGGCACAGAGAAACGCCCTGGCTTCCGCCGCCAGGCCTCTCTGTCCCAGAGCATCCGCAA GGGCACGGCCCAGTGGTTCGGGGTCAGTGGCGACTGGGAAGGCAAGCGGCAGAACTGGCAGCGCCGCAGTCTGCACCACTGCAGCGTGCACTATGGCAGACTCAAGGCCTCGTGCCAGAGGGAACTGGAGCTGCCCAGCCAGGAGGCGCCCTCCTTCCAGGGCACCGAGTCTCCGAAACCCTGCAAGATGCCCAAG ATCGTGGATCCGCTGGCCCGGGGGCGGGCCTTCCGCCACCCGGATGAGGTGGACCGGCCTCACGCTCCCCACCCACCTCTGACTCCAGGGGTCTTGTCCCTCACATCCTTCACCAGCGTCCGCTCTGGCTACTCCCATCTGCCCCGCCGCAAAAGGATCTCGGTTGCCCATATGAGCTTTCAGGCAGCCGCCGCCCTCCTCAAG GGGCGCTCAGTGCTGGATGCCACTGGGCAGCGGTGCCGGAATGTCAAGCGCAGCTTTGCCTACcccagcttcctggaggaggatgCGGTGGACGGCGCAGACACCTTCGACTCCTCCTTTTTTAGTAAG GAAGAAATGAGCTCCATGCACGATGATGTATTTGAGTCTCCTCCACTCTCCGCTAGCAATTTCCGAGGGGTCCCACACTCCGCCTCCCCAGTCTCCCCTGATGGAGTCCAAATCCCTCT AAAAGAGTACAGCGGCCGGCCCCCAGCTCCTGGGACCCAGCGCGGCAAGCGCATTGCCTCCAAAGTAAAGCACTTTGCGTTTGACCGGAAGAAGCGGCACTACGGCCTGGGCGTGGTGGGCAACTGGCTGAACCGCAGCTACCGCCGCAGCATCAGCAGCACCGTGCAGCGGCAGCTGGAGAGCTTTGACAGCCACCG GCCCTACTTTACCTACTGGCTGACCTTTGTGCACATCATCATCACCCTGCTGGTGATCTGCACCTACGGCATCGCACCCGTGGGCTTTGCCCAGCATGTCACCACCCAGCTG GTGCTGAAGAACAGAGGTGTATACGAGAGTGTGAAATACATCCAGCAGGAGAACTTCTGGATTGGCCCCAGCTCG ATTGACCTGATCCACCTAGGAGCCAAGTTCTCACCCTGCATCCGGAAAGACAAGCAGATTGAGCAGCTGGTGCAGAGGGAGCGTGACATTGAGCGCGCCTCGGGCTGCTGCGTCCAGAATGACCGCTCGGGCTGCATCCAGACCCAGAAGAAGGACTGCTCG GAGACGCTGGCCACTTTTGTGAAGTGGCAGAATGATACTGGGCCCTCAGATACGTCTGACCAGGGTCAGAAGCAGCCGTCAGCTGTTGTGTGTCACCAGGACCCCAG GACTTGTGAAGAGCCAGCCTCCAGTGGGGCCCACATCTGGCCTGATGACATTACCAAGTGGCCG ATTTGCACAGAGCAGGCCCAGAGCAACCACACGGGCTTACTGCACATAGACTGTGAGATCAAAGGCCGACCCTGCTGCATTGGTACCAAGGGCAG CTGTGAGATCACCACTCGGGAGTACTGTGAGTTCATGCATGGCTATTTCCACGAGGAGGCCACGCTCTGTTCCCAG GTGCACTGCTTGGACAAGGTGTGCGGGCTACTGCCTTTCCTCAACCCTGAGGTTCCCGACCAGTTCTACCGGATCTGGctgtctctcttcctgcatgctgg CATAGTGCACTGCCTTGTGTCTGTGGTCTTCCAAATGACCATCCTGAGGGATCTGGagaagctggctggctggcaccgGATCTCCATCATCTTCATCCTCAGTGGCATCACAGGCAACCTGGCCAGTGCCATCTTTCTCCCCTATCGGGCAGAG GTGGGCCCAGCTGGGTCACAGTTTGGCCTCCTTGCGTGCCTCTTTGTGGAGCTTTTCCAGAGCTGGCAGCTGCTGGAGCGACCGTGGAAGGCTTTCTTCAACCTCTCGGCCATTGTGCTTTTCCTCTTCATCTGTGGCCTCCTGCCCTGGATAGACAACATTGCCCACATCTTCGGTTTCCTCAGTGGCATGCTGCTGGCCTTTGCCTTCCTACCCTACATCACCTTCGGCACCAGTGACAAGTACCGCAAGCGAGCTCTCATCCTGGTGTCGCTGGTGGTCTTCGCTGGGCTCTTCGCCTCCCTGGTGCTATGGCTCTACTTCTACCCCATCAACTGGCCCTGGATCGAGTACCTCACCTGCTTCCCCTTCACCAGTCGGTTCTGTGAGAAGTATGAGCTGGACCAGGTGCTACACTAA